The Bradyrhizobium sp. CCBAU 051011 DNA segment GCCGGGCACGTGACGTACGTTCGCAACATCACCGACGTCGACGACAAGATCAACGTCCGCGCCGCACGCGACTATCCCGGCGTGCCGTTGAACGAGGCGATCCGCAAGGTCACCGAAGAGACCTATCAGCAGTATCAGGACGACGTCTCCGCGCTCGGCTGCCTTGCGCCGACGGTGCAGCCGCGCGCGACCGAGCATATCCCGGAAATGCGGGCGATCATCGAGAAGCTGGTCGCCGGCGGCTTTGCCTATGTCGCCGAGGACCACGTGCTGTTCTCGCCGCAAGCGATGAACGATGCCAATTCGGTGATGCCGCGCTACGGCGCGCTATCGAAGCGGTCGCTCGACGAGATGATCGCGGGCGCCCGCGTCGACGTCGCTCCCTACAAGCGCGATAATACCGACTTCGTGCTGTGGAAGCCGTCGAAGCCGGGCGAGCCGTCGTGGCCCTCGCCATCGGGGATCAAGGTGGAGGGACGCCCCGGCTGGCACATCGAATGCTCGGCGATGGCCTGGAAGCATCTCGGCGAGAAGTTCGACATTCATGGCGGCGGCATCGATCTGGTGTTTCCGCACCATGAGAACGAACTTGCGCAGACCTGCTGCGCCTTTCATTCCGACCGCATGGCGAACGTCTGGATGCACAACGGCTTCCTGCAGATCGAGAGCGAGAAGATGTCGAAGTCGCTCGGCAACTTCTTCACGATCCGTGACCTGCTGGCCGATTGGCCTGGCGAGGTGCTGCGCCTGAGCATGCTGAGGACGCATTACCGCTCGCCGCTCGACTGGACCTCGAAGGGTACCGAAGAGAGCGCGAAGACGCTTGACGACTGGTATGCGATCGCGGCCGACGCCGAGGGCGGCGAGCCGTCGCCGGCGATGATCGAAGCGCTCTATGACGATCTCAACACGGCGCAGGCGATGGCTGTTCTGCACGGCCTGCGCAACGCCGCCGCGTCGGGTGGTGCGCGCGAACGCGGCGAGTTTGCGGCGTCGCTCCGGCTGCTCGGTTTCCTTTCGGTGAGCGCTGCGGCGTGGAAGGGACGGAAGCAGCAGGCGAGCGGCATCGATGCAGCAGAGGTCGATCGCCTGATTGCCGACCGCGCGGCGGCGCGGGCGCGGAAGGACTTCAAGGAATCCGACCGCATCCGCGACGAACTCGCCGCGATGGGCGTCGCCATCAAGGACGGCAAGGACAAGGACGGAAGACCGGTTACCACATGGGAGGTCGCGTGATGGACAA contains these protein-coding regions:
- the cysS gene encoding cysteine--tRNA ligase codes for the protein MELRLYDTLTKEKRPFVPLDPKNVGMYACGPTVYDFAHIGNGRAAIVFDVLFRVLRYRYGAGHVTYVRNITDVDDKINVRAARDYPGVPLNEAIRKVTEETYQQYQDDVSALGCLAPTVQPRATEHIPEMRAIIEKLVAGGFAYVAEDHVLFSPQAMNDANSVMPRYGALSKRSLDEMIAGARVDVAPYKRDNTDFVLWKPSKPGEPSWPSPSGIKVEGRPGWHIECSAMAWKHLGEKFDIHGGGIDLVFPHHENELAQTCCAFHSDRMANVWMHNGFLQIESEKMSKSLGNFFTIRDLLADWPGEVLRLSMLRTHYRSPLDWTSKGTEESAKTLDDWYAIAADAEGGEPSPAMIEALYDDLNTAQAMAVLHGLRNAAASGGARERGEFAASLRLLGFLSVSAAAWKGRKQQASGIDAAEVDRLIADRAAARARKDFKESDRIRDELAAMGVAIKDGKDKDGRPVTTWEVA